The following coding sequences are from one Burkholderia stabilis window:
- a CDS encoding PLP-dependent aminotransferase family protein: MTTAFSSAEAPPLPLDAPLARAPGAPSLQRQLLRRVRDAILGGAMPAGTRLPGTRALAETLGVSRNTTAAVYEQLVAEGFLQSDRRGTRVVGLSRPAPPRRRAAPPAVAQRLGRIRPSRIGTGESEGFRPGVPALTHFPVDAWRHAIDRALRRAGRDLLGYGDPLGERALRDSIARHLAVTRGVRCDPEQIVITEGAQGAIALCAQLLTNPGDTVWVEEPGYRGARTAMQAADLDVLPMPVDAEGLRVEEHDWRERTPRLVYTTPSNQFPTGAVLSISRRLALIDAARRHRAWIIEDDYDSEFRHTGEPIGAMHGLAPDSPVVYLGSFSKTMFPALRIGFLVLPEALLAAVRTVLPEMLRGGTRHVQLALADFIETGEYGRHLGRMRRLYRDRRRLLLAALDGGLSVPHQVEGGPCGLHLALRLPARYRDRAIVDAARAYGIGPFPLSGFSIHASSAANGLVLGFGNTSADAFEPMLRTLSAIAEQVAGD; encoded by the coding sequence ATGACGACTGCCTTTTCTTCCGCTGAAGCGCCACCGTTGCCGCTCGACGCGCCGCTGGCGCGCGCGCCGGGCGCGCCTTCGCTGCAGCGCCAGTTGCTGCGCCGCGTGCGCGACGCGATTCTCGGCGGCGCGATGCCGGCCGGCACGCGGCTGCCCGGCACGCGTGCGCTGGCCGAGACGCTCGGCGTATCGCGCAACACGACGGCCGCCGTCTACGAGCAGCTCGTTGCCGAAGGTTTCCTGCAGTCCGATCGCCGCGGCACGCGCGTCGTCGGGCTGTCGCGGCCGGCGCCGCCGCGCCGGCGTGCCGCGCCGCCGGCCGTCGCGCAGCGGCTCGGCCGGATTCGCCCGAGCCGCATCGGCACCGGCGAATCGGAGGGCTTCCGGCCGGGCGTGCCCGCGCTCACGCATTTCCCGGTGGACGCATGGCGGCACGCGATCGACCGCGCGCTGCGCCGCGCCGGCCGCGACCTGCTCGGTTATGGCGATCCGCTCGGCGAGCGCGCGCTGCGCGATTCGATCGCACGCCACCTGGCCGTGACGCGCGGCGTGCGTTGCGATCCCGAGCAGATCGTCATCACGGAAGGCGCGCAGGGGGCGATTGCGCTGTGCGCGCAGTTGCTGACGAACCCGGGCGATACGGTGTGGGTCGAGGAGCCCGGCTATCGCGGCGCGCGCACCGCGATGCAGGCGGCCGATCTCGACGTGCTGCCGATGCCGGTCGACGCGGAAGGGCTGCGGGTCGAAGAGCACGACTGGCGCGAGCGGACGCCGCGCCTCGTCTACACGACGCCGTCGAACCAGTTTCCGACCGGCGCCGTGCTGTCGATTTCGCGCCGGCTCGCGCTGATCGATGCCGCGCGCCGGCACCGCGCGTGGATCATCGAGGACGACTACGACAGCGAGTTCCGTCACACCGGCGAGCCGATCGGCGCGATGCACGGGCTCGCGCCCGATTCGCCCGTCGTTTATCTCGGCTCGTTCAGCAAGACGATGTTTCCGGCGCTGCGGATCGGTTTTCTCGTGCTGCCCGAGGCGCTGCTGGCCGCCGTGCGGACGGTGCTGCCGGAGATGCTGCGCGGCGGGACGCGCCACGTGCAGCTCGCGCTTGCCGACTTCATCGAGACGGGCGAGTACGGCCGCCATCTCGGGCGGATGCGCCGGCTCTATCGCGACCGGCGGCGCTTGCTGCTCGCCGCGCTCGACGGCGGGTTGAGCGTGCCGCACCAGGTCGAGGGCGGGCCGTGCGGGTTGCATCTCGCGCTGCGGCTGCCCGCGCGCTACCGCGACCGCGCGATCGTCGACGCAGCGCGCGCATACGGCATCGGGCCGTTTCCGCTGTCGGGTTTCTCGATCCATGCATCGTCGGCGGCCAACGGGCTGGTGCTCGGCTTCGGCAATACGTCGGCCGATGCGTTCGAGCCGATGTTGCGGACGTTGTCGGCGATCGCGGAACAGGTCGCCGGGGATTGA
- a CDS encoding GNAT family N-acetyltransferase, whose product MSTLTNAFQQPIGQPVPDWSARPRPERIVLEGRYCRLEPLDAERHASDLYAAYAQAPDGSDWTYLAHGPYADESSYRDYARGAQASPDPLHYTVIDRATGRAVGTLALMRIDPANGVIEVGSVTFSPLLKRTPVSTEAQYLLMKYAFDTLGYRRYEWKCDDLNAPSRKAAARLGFRYEGTFRQAITYRGRNRDTAWFSIIDGEWPDVRAAFDAWLAPENFDAQGEQRQSLIAIRHAQANARDAAARANDATRVTVRPLVAADEAAWRPLWQGYQKFYDTALSDTVFATTWARLMDPAEPMFVLGAFDASGKLVGIVHSIYHRSCWTEGPYCYLQDLYTAPDARGQGAGGALIEAVYEHAREAGASRVYWLTHETNTTARALYDRLANNAGFIQYRHDVKQ is encoded by the coding sequence TTGTCCACGCTCACCAACGCCTTCCAGCAGCCCATCGGCCAACCCGTTCCCGACTGGTCCGCGCGCCCGCGCCCCGAACGCATCGTGCTCGAAGGCCGCTACTGCCGGCTCGAACCGCTCGACGCCGAACGCCACGCATCCGACCTGTATGCCGCCTACGCGCAGGCGCCCGACGGCAGCGACTGGACCTATCTCGCGCACGGCCCGTACGCCGACGAGTCGAGCTACCGCGACTACGCGCGCGGCGCGCAGGCGAGCCCCGATCCGCTGCACTACACGGTGATCGATCGCGCCACGGGCCGGGCGGTCGGCACGCTCGCGCTGATGCGCATCGATCCGGCCAACGGCGTGATCGAGGTCGGCTCCGTCACGTTCTCGCCGCTGCTCAAGCGCACGCCGGTATCGACCGAAGCGCAGTACCTGCTGATGAAGTACGCGTTCGACACGCTCGGCTACCGGCGCTACGAATGGAAGTGCGACGACCTGAACGCACCGTCGCGCAAGGCCGCCGCGCGGCTCGGTTTCCGTTACGAAGGCACGTTCCGGCAGGCGATCACGTACCGGGGCCGCAATCGCGACACCGCATGGTTCTCGATCATCGACGGCGAATGGCCGGACGTGCGCGCCGCATTCGATGCATGGCTCGCGCCGGAGAACTTCGACGCGCAGGGCGAGCAGCGCCAGTCGCTCATCGCGATCCGCCATGCGCAGGCGAACGCGCGCGATGCCGCAGCCCGCGCGAACGACGCGACGCGCGTCACGGTGCGCCCGCTCGTCGCCGCCGATGAAGCCGCGTGGCGCCCGCTGTGGCAGGGTTATCAGAAGTTCTACGACACCGCGCTGAGCGACACGGTGTTCGCGACGACGTGGGCGCGCCTGATGGACCCTGCCGAGCCGATGTTCGTGCTCGGCGCATTCGACGCATCGGGCAAGCTGGTCGGGATCGTGCATTCGATCTACCACCGCTCGTGCTGGACCGAAGGGCCGTACTGCTACCTGCAGGACCTGTACACCGCGCCCGACGCACGCGGGCAAGGCGCAGGCGGCGCGCTGATCGAGGCCGTGTACGAACACGCCCGGGAAGCCGGCGCGAGCCGCGTGTACTGGCTCACGCACGAAACCAACACGACCGCACGCGCGCTGTACGACAGGCTCGCGAACAACGCAGGCTTCATCCAGTACCGGCACGACGTGAAGCAGTAA
- a CDS encoding DUF3331 domain-containing protein, which translates to MPNIMENLICEEDVSYEAMPPGGDVAHPLVTIGRAPVPEHAASAISPLRPQLFVTVLEAGDDSLLIRWVESGRCHYGEQRWRLRVALQPGRCAISGQPIEPGEPVFRPVRRPVPANGDEMICPASVPCAGGAARDAAPEDDDVRDPADVLD; encoded by the coding sequence ATGCCGAACATCATGGAAAACCTGATCTGCGAAGAAGACGTGTCGTACGAGGCGATGCCGCCGGGCGGTGACGTCGCGCATCCGCTCGTGACGATCGGCCGCGCGCCGGTTCCGGAGCATGCGGCGTCCGCCATTTCACCGTTGCGGCCGCAACTGTTCGTCACGGTGCTGGAGGCCGGCGACGACAGCCTGCTGATTCGATGGGTCGAGAGCGGCCGTTGCCATTACGGCGAACAGCGCTGGCGCCTGCGTGTCGCGTTGCAGCCGGGCCGCTGCGCGATTTCGGGGCAGCCGATCGAGCCGGGCGAGCCGGTATTCCGGCCGGTGCGGCGGCCCGTGCCCGCGAACGGCGACGAGATGATCTGCCCGGCGTCGGTGCCATGCGCGGGTGGCGCGGCGAGGGACGCCGCGCCGGAGGACGACGACGTGCGCGATCCGGCCGACGTTCTCGACTGA
- a CDS encoding CynX/NimT family MFS transporter has protein sequence MTEAPVAADAATLPSRSYRAAVANVVLASIVSALHVGKATIALPSLQHEFGGSLASLSGIMSVFPFVGVFGGIAAGLLVRRWGDRLLLMTGLVILGVSSIAGAWAGSFAWLLVTRFAEGLGFVIVVVAAPAVLNRVTPPERRNLAFGLWSTFMPAGMALSMLVGPLLGGWRNGWLAAAALTLVAAAAVPVTTSAGTPARQAASMRIGPALRDVLASRSTTLLALGFATYNVQFFAVMTFLPVFLMQRLGVAVGAAGLISAAIVAACVIGNLTAGWLLSRGARPGIVMAATSVAIGAAGAGLFSAATPAPFAVALGFVFSAIAGMLPATILACAPGSAPSPSLAPLSIGWVVQGNYLGQVIGPLTIGAIVGAFGWSGGIGLMLAAAAVGATIGLSLLREPMGRR, from the coding sequence ATGACCGAAGCGCCTGTCGCGGCCGATGCCGCCACGCTGCCGTCGCGCAGTTACCGGGCGGCCGTCGCGAACGTCGTGCTGGCGAGCATCGTGTCGGCGTTGCACGTCGGCAAGGCGACGATCGCATTGCCGTCGCTTCAGCACGAATTCGGCGGCTCGCTCGCGTCGCTGAGCGGGATCATGTCGGTGTTCCCGTTCGTCGGCGTGTTCGGCGGAATCGCGGCCGGCCTGCTGGTGCGCCGCTGGGGCGACCGGCTGTTGCTGATGACGGGCCTCGTCATTCTCGGTGTGTCGAGTATCGCGGGCGCGTGGGCCGGCAGTTTCGCGTGGCTGCTGGTCACGCGCTTTGCCGAAGGGCTCGGTTTCGTGATCGTGGTCGTCGCCGCGCCGGCCGTGCTGAATCGCGTCACGCCGCCCGAGCGGCGCAACCTCGCGTTCGGCCTCTGGAGCACGTTCATGCCGGCCGGCATGGCGCTGTCGATGCTCGTCGGGCCGTTGCTCGGCGGCTGGCGCAACGGCTGGCTCGCGGCAGCGGCGCTGACGCTCGTCGCGGCCGCCGCGGTGCCGGTCACGACGTCCGCCGGCACACCGGCGCGGCAGGCTGCCTCGATGCGTATCGGGCCCGCGCTGCGCGACGTGCTCGCGTCGCGCTCGACGACGCTGCTCGCCCTGGGCTTTGCGACCTACAACGTGCAGTTCTTCGCGGTGATGACGTTCCTGCCGGTGTTCCTGATGCAGCGCCTCGGCGTCGCGGTCGGCGCGGCGGGGCTGATCAGCGCGGCGATCGTCGCCGCGTGCGTGATCGGCAACCTGACGGCCGGCTGGCTGCTGTCGCGCGGCGCGCGGCCGGGGATCGTGATGGCCGCGACGTCGGTCGCGATCGGCGCGGCCGGCGCGGGGCTCTTCAGCGCGGCCACGCCCGCGCCGTTCGCGGTCGCGCTGGGTTTCGTGTTCTCGGCGATCGCGGGCATGCTGCCCGCGACGATCCTCGCGTGCGCGCCGGGCTCCGCGCCGTCGCCGTCGCTGGCGCCGCTCAGCATCGGCTGGGTCGTGCAGGGCAACTATCTCGGCCAGGTGATCGGGCCGCTGACGATCGGCGCGATCGTCGGTGCGTTCGGCTGGTCGGGCGGCATCGGGCTGATGCTCGCGGCGGCGGCCGTCGGCGCGACGATCGGCCTGTCGCTGCTGCGCGAACCGATGGGCCGGCGCTGA
- a CDS encoding 2,3-butanediol dehydrogenase gives MKAAVWRGRRDIRVEEVPVPAHPPAGWVTIRVHWCGICGSDLHEYVAGPVFIPVDAPHPLTGLKGQCILGHEFSGEIAELGAGVTGFAPGDRVTADACQHCGTCWYCTHGLYNICENLAFTGLMNNGAFAEYVNVPAELLYKLPDNFPTEAGALIEPLAVGLHAVKKAGNIVGQTVVVVGAGTIGLCTIMCAKAAGAGRVIALEMSAARKQKALEVGASVVIDPKTSDAIAEVKALTGGYGADVSFECIGHTATAKLAIDVIRKAGKSVMVGIFEEPTPFNFFDIVSTEKEVIGSLAYNGEFADVIRFIADGRIDVQPLITGRIALGDIVAHGFEELVNHKDRNVKIIVQPAVS, from the coding sequence ATGAAGGCCGCCGTCTGGCGCGGCCGCCGCGACATCCGCGTCGAAGAGGTTCCCGTTCCGGCGCACCCGCCGGCAGGCTGGGTCACGATTCGCGTCCACTGGTGCGGGATATGCGGCTCCGACCTGCACGAATATGTCGCCGGCCCCGTGTTCATCCCGGTCGATGCGCCGCATCCGCTGACGGGCCTGAAAGGCCAGTGCATCCTCGGCCACGAGTTCAGCGGCGAGATCGCCGAACTCGGCGCGGGCGTGACGGGTTTCGCGCCCGGCGACCGCGTGACCGCCGACGCTTGCCAGCATTGCGGCACATGCTGGTATTGCACGCACGGGCTGTACAACATCTGCGAGAACCTCGCGTTCACCGGGCTGATGAACAACGGCGCGTTCGCCGAATACGTGAACGTGCCCGCCGAGTTGCTGTACAAGCTGCCTGACAACTTCCCGACCGAGGCCGGCGCGCTGATCGAGCCGCTCGCGGTCGGACTGCATGCGGTGAAGAAGGCGGGCAACATCGTCGGGCAGACCGTCGTGGTCGTCGGCGCGGGCACGATCGGCCTGTGCACGATCATGTGCGCGAAGGCCGCGGGCGCCGGACGCGTGATCGCGCTGGAGATGTCGGCCGCGCGCAAGCAGAAGGCGCTGGAAGTCGGCGCGAGCGTCGTCATCGATCCGAAAACGTCCGACGCGATCGCGGAAGTCAAGGCGCTGACCGGCGGCTACGGCGCCGACGTGTCGTTCGAGTGCATCGGGCACACGGCCACCGCGAAACTCGCGATCGACGTGATCCGCAAGGCCGGCAAGTCGGTGATGGTCGGCATTTTCGAGGAGCCGACGCCGTTCAACTTCTTCGACATCGTGTCGACCGAGAAGGAAGTGATCGGCTCGCTCGCGTACAACGGCGAATTCGCGGACGTGATCCGCTTCATCGCGGACGGCCGGATCGACGTGCAGCCCCTCATCACCGGGCGCATCGCGCTCGGCGACATCGTCGCGCACGGCTTCGAGGAACTGGTCAACCACAAGGACCGCAACGTGAAGATCATCGTCCAGCCCGCCGTGTCCTGA